The Deltaproteobacteria bacterium CG2_30_66_27 genome has a segment encoding these proteins:
- a CDS encoding GTP-binding protein TypA, with product MIPTTANIRNVAIIAHVDHGKTTLVDAMLRQSGIFSAHAAVVDRVMDSLDLEREKGITIMAKNTAVIYRGVKINIVDTPGHADFGGEVERTLKMVDAVLLLVDASEGPLPQTRFVLKKALERELPVILVINKIDRADARIDEVIDEVYDLFIDLDATEDQLDFPILMTNARAGTAAVRGDAAGQNLQPLFDAILSHVPPPTGDPSATLQFLVTNLEYSDYVGRLAVGRVFEGTLRAGEIISLCGIGGEVKKLKVALLYGYEGLSRTEIPEATAGDIVAIAGMEDVTIGDTISDAEAPKPLPRIAVDEPTVSMVFSINTSPFAGREGKFVTSRQVRARLEKELLGNVALRIDFSGTDWFTVMGRGELQLVILIEMMRREGFELSVSRPEVVTKTEGGAVLEPVEALFVDVPDAHLGAVTQALGIRRAKMTKMINPGKGRVRMEYRIPSRGLIGFRSEFLTITRGTGLLNHLFDGYDPWQGPIPERINGALVADRVGRTTAYAIFHLQSRGTFFIGEGLQVYEGMIVGENSRPVDIDVNICKEKHLTNIRAAGTDEALRLVPPRILSLEAALEFINEDELVEITPASIRMRKKILDAGKRPRRKE from the coding sequence ATGATTCCCACTACCGCCAATATCCGCAACGTCGCGATCATCGCCCACGTCGACCACGGGAAGACCACCCTGGTCGACGCGATGCTGCGGCAGAGCGGCATCTTCAGCGCCCACGCGGCCGTCGTCGACCGGGTGATGGACTCCCTCGACCTCGAGCGGGAGAAGGGGATCACGATCATGGCGAAGAACACCGCCGTGATCTACCGGGGCGTCAAGATCAACATCGTGGATACCCCCGGCCACGCCGACTTCGGCGGCGAAGTGGAGCGGACGCTGAAAATGGTCGACGCGGTGCTGCTGCTCGTGGACGCCTCCGAGGGTCCCCTTCCGCAGACCCGCTTCGTGCTCAAGAAAGCCCTCGAGCGGGAGCTCCCCGTCATCCTCGTCATCAACAAGATCGACCGGGCCGACGCGCGGATCGACGAGGTGATCGACGAGGTCTACGACCTCTTCATCGACCTCGACGCCACGGAAGACCAGCTCGACTTCCCGATCCTGATGACGAACGCCAGGGCGGGCACGGCGGCCGTCCGCGGGGATGCCGCCGGACAAAACCTGCAACCCCTCTTCGACGCGATCCTCTCCCACGTGCCGCCCCCGACCGGCGACCCGTCCGCCACCCTCCAGTTCCTGGTGACCAACCTGGAGTACAGCGACTACGTCGGACGGCTTGCCGTCGGGCGGGTCTTCGAGGGGACGCTGCGCGCCGGGGAGATCATCTCCCTGTGCGGGATCGGCGGGGAGGTGAAGAAGCTCAAGGTGGCGCTGCTTTACGGGTACGAGGGGTTGAGCCGCACGGAAATTCCGGAGGCGACCGCGGGGGACATCGTGGCGATCGCGGGGATGGAGGACGTGACGATCGGGGACACGATCTCCGACGCGGAAGCGCCGAAGCCCCTCCCCCGGATCGCCGTGGACGAACCGACGGTGTCGATGGTCTTCTCGATCAACACCTCCCCGTTCGCCGGGAGGGAAGGGAAGTTCGTCACCTCGCGGCAGGTGCGCGCCCGGCTCGAAAAGGAGCTGCTCGGCAACGTCGCGCTCCGGATCGACTTTTCCGGGACCGACTGGTTCACGGTGATGGGACGCGGGGAGCTCCAGCTGGTGATCCTCATCGAGATGATGCGGCGGGAGGGGTTCGAGCTCTCGGTGTCCCGGCCCGAGGTGGTGACGAAAACGGAAGGCGGGGCGGTCCTCGAACCGGTCGAGGCGCTCTTCGTGGACGTTCCCGACGCGCACCTCGGGGCCGTGACCCAGGCGTTGGGGATCCGGCGGGCGAAGATGACGAAGATGATCAACCCGGGGAAGGGGCGAGTGCGGATGGAGTACCGCATCCCGTCGCGGGGCCTGATCGGTTTCCGTTCCGAGTTTCTCACCATCACCCGCGGCACGGGGCTGCTGAACCACCTCTTCGACGGCTACGATCCGTGGCAGGGCCCGATCCCCGAGCGGATCAACGGGGCCCTGGTCGCCGACCGGGTGGGGCGCACCACGGCGTACGCCATCTTCCACCTGCAGTCGCGCGGGACGTTCTTCATCGGGGAAGGGTTGCAGGTGTACGAGGGGATGATCGTGGGCGAGAACTCGCGTCCCGTCGACATCGACGTGAACATCTGCAAGGAGAAGCATCTCACGAACATCCGGGCCGCGGGCACGGACGAGGCGCTCCGGCTGGTCCCGCCCCGGATCCTCTCCCTCGAGGCGGCCCTCGAGTTCATCAACGAGGACGAGCTGGTGGAG